In Bacteriovorax stolpii, a single genomic region encodes these proteins:
- a CDS encoding c-type cytochrome — MKRTFSIMVGGAMLLSLLSCQKGEPQKPLSTLEARGKATFMSNCIACHNPNPTIDGSIGPAIAGSSLELVTARVLTRSYPPGYKPKRDTEVMPDFPQLKDDIPALHAYLNSFNKP; from the coding sequence ATGAAAAGAACATTTTCTATTATGGTGGGAGGGGCAATGCTCCTCTCACTTCTTTCATGCCAAAAAGGTGAGCCGCAAAAACCGCTTTCAACTCTTGAAGCGCGTGGAAAGGCCACATTCATGTCAAACTGTATCGCTTGCCATAACCCTAATCCAACAATTGATGGAAGTATTGGGCCTGCGATTGCCGGATCAAGCTTAGAGTTAGTCACGGCCAGAGTCCTTACTCGCAGCTATCCTCCTGGGTACAAACCAAAAAGAGACACAGAAGTTATGCCGGACTTTCCTCAGTTAAAGGATGATATCCCGGCCCTTCATGCCTATTTAAACAGCTTTAATAAACCTTAA
- the lysC gene encoding lysine-sensitive aspartokinase 3: MKLVVSKFGGTSMGDAGCMLRSASVSLKQGSKMVVVSATSGTTNDLIELARTAEKSSWDKASLIITKIKNKHEKIARDLELPESEFKIMNEMLGELESMSRGIHLLKDCSLKAMDSMQSFGERLSSILFTHAMNLVLKKANSDHKASWLDVRDVLVTDNQFGKARPQTNEIIKACDKRLGAIRHENMVYVTQGFIGQTLDGMTTTLGRGGSDYSAAILAEGIKADILEIWTDVAGIATTDPRICPEARAISEISFKEASELATFGAKILHPATLMPAIRSQIPVFVGSSFEMGAGGTWIKKEVEDAPLIRAMALRRKQVLVTLSTPEMLYTHGFLYQIFKVFNDHKVSIDAITTSEISVSMTLDDSALLNKDLIRDLEELAVVQVEEDLSLVSLIGNNINHTPGLAKKIFNAIDGINVRMICLGASKHNFCFIVDGSAGEEAIKKLHKTFIEG, from the coding sequence ATGAAACTCGTGGTCTCAAAATTTGGTGGAACTTCAATGGGCGACGCTGGCTGTATGCTTAGGTCGGCCTCAGTTTCTTTAAAACAGGGTTCAAAAATGGTGGTCGTGTCTGCGACGTCAGGAACGACAAATGATTTAATTGAACTGGCCCGCACTGCTGAAAAAAGCAGCTGGGATAAAGCTTCATTGATCATCACTAAAATTAAAAACAAACACGAGAAGATTGCCCGCGATTTAGAACTTCCGGAATCAGAATTTAAAATCATGAATGAAATGCTGGGCGAACTTGAGTCAATGTCGCGCGGGATTCATTTGCTAAAAGACTGCTCGCTTAAGGCGATGGATTCAATGCAGAGTTTTGGAGAGAGACTTTCTTCAATTCTTTTTACTCATGCGATGAACTTAGTCTTAAAAAAAGCAAACTCTGATCATAAAGCCAGCTGGCTAGATGTCAGAGACGTTTTAGTGACTGACAACCAATTTGGGAAAGCTCGCCCACAAACAAATGAAATCATCAAGGCCTGCGACAAGAGACTAGGGGCCATCAGACACGAAAACATGGTTTATGTCACTCAAGGCTTTATCGGACAAACTCTTGACGGCATGACGACAACTCTTGGCCGCGGTGGAAGCGATTACTCGGCAGCGATTTTAGCTGAAGGGATTAAAGCTGATATTTTAGAAATCTGGACCGACGTTGCTGGTATTGCCACAACGGACCCGCGTATTTGTCCAGAGGCGCGCGCGATTTCAGAAATCTCTTTTAAAGAAGCCTCTGAGCTTGCCACGTTTGGAGCAAAGATTCTTCACCCGGCGACACTTATGCCGGCCATCCGCTCACAAATCCCGGTCTTTGTCGGATCGAGTTTTGAAATGGGAGCTGGTGGAACATGGATAAAAAAAGAAGTCGAGGATGCTCCTTTAATCCGCGCTATGGCCTTAAGAAGAAAACAAGTGCTGGTGACTTTATCGACACCAGAAATGTTATACACTCACGGATTCTTGTATCAGATCTTTAAAGTTTTTAACGATCATAAAGTCAGTATCGATGCCATCACGACCTCTGAAATTTCCGTTTCAATGACTCTTGATGACTCTGCTCTTTTAAATAAAGACTTAATCCGCGACCTGGAAGAACTTGCAGTCGTTCAAGTTGAAGAAGACTTATCGTTAGTTTCTTTAATCGGAAACAACATCAACCACACACCAGGATTAGCTAAAAAAATCTTCAATGCCATTGATGGCATTAACGTGCGCATGATTTGCCTTGGAGCAAGTAAGCACAACTTCTGCTTCATCGTAGATGGAAGTGCGGGCGAAGAAGCGATTAAAAAATTACATAAGACTTTCATTGAAGGATAG
- a CDS encoding 2,3,4,5-tetrahydropyridine-2,6-dicarboxylate N-succinyltransferase, with protein MVTTTIWEKNLNDLESGRVRAANFIDGKWVANTEVKAQILEAFKAGVLKEENGFVDKHNLMPQSFRLEQGIRVVPGGTSVRRGAYIAKGVIIMPPSYINVGAFVDEGTMVDSHVLVGSCAQIGKKVHLSTAVQIGGVLEPIGANPVVIEDEAFIGAGAVIVEGIIVKRRAVIAPGVILSKGIPVYDIVNNRMLEKGEPIPENAIVVPGNRPVKSDNEYATKLGLTLQCAIIVKYRDEKSEASLVLEDFLR; from the coding sequence ATGGTTACAACAACAATTTGGGAAAAAAATCTTAACGACCTGGAAAGCGGAAGAGTTCGCGCAGCGAATTTTATCGATGGAAAATGGGTTGCCAACACTGAAGTCAAAGCTCAAATCCTTGAAGCTTTTAAAGCTGGCGTTCTAAAAGAAGAAAATGGATTTGTTGATAAACATAATTTAATGCCACAGTCTTTTCGACTAGAGCAAGGAATCCGCGTTGTTCCCGGAGGAACGTCTGTTCGCCGTGGAGCTTACATCGCTAAAGGTGTCATCATCATGCCTCCAAGCTACATCAACGTTGGTGCTTTCGTAGACGAAGGAACAATGGTTGATTCACACGTGCTTGTTGGTTCATGTGCTCAAATTGGAAAAAAAGTTCACCTCTCAACAGCAGTGCAAATCGGTGGTGTCCTAGAGCCAATCGGGGCCAATCCAGTAGTCATTGAAGATGAAGCTTTCATTGGTGCCGGTGCCGTGATTGTTGAAGGGATTATCGTTAAAAGAAGAGCGGTTATCGCTCCGGGAGTTATTCTTTCAAAAGGAATTCCTGTCTATGATATCGTTAACAACCGCATGCTGGAAAAAGGCGAACCTATTCCTGAAAACGCGATTGTTGTCCCTGGAAACCGACCGGTTAAGTCTGACAATGAATATGCCACAAAACTGGGGCTAACTCTTCAATGTGCGATTATTGTTAAATACCGTGACGAAAAAAGTGAAGCCTCTCTAGTACTTGAAGACTTCCTAAGATAG
- the ribB gene encoding 3,4-dihydroxy-2-butanone-4-phosphate synthase, translating into MNDSLARALHELKSGRFILVCDSESREDEADLIMAAQFAETSHVNFMINNCRGLICVPMAASVAKKLDLPLMIREHAGTFETAFTVSVDVKKGTHTGISSHDRALTIRALSDPKAAPQDFARPGHIFPLIAWEEGVLVRPGHTEASVDLMKLAGLLPVAVLCETLDENGVALKGALLREFAAKFNIPIITIEDLIAYKKQN; encoded by the coding sequence GTGAACGATTCTCTCGCTCGTGCTCTACATGAATTAAAAAGCGGACGCTTTATTTTGGTGTGTGATTCTGAGTCCAGAGAAGATGAGGCCGATCTTATTATGGCCGCGCAGTTTGCGGAAACTTCCCACGTCAATTTCATGATCAACAACTGCCGAGGCCTTATTTGTGTGCCGATGGCGGCTTCAGTTGCTAAAAAACTAGACCTACCATTAATGATTCGTGAGCATGCGGGAACGTTTGAGACGGCCTTCACTGTGTCTGTCGATGTAAAAAAAGGAACGCACACCGGGATTTCATCTCACGATCGTGCGCTTACTATCCGCGCTTTAAGCGATCCAAAAGCTGCCCCTCAAGACTTTGCCCGCCCAGGACATATCTTTCCTTTAATCGCATGGGAAGAAGGCGTCTTAGTGCGCCCTGGACACACGGAAGCTTCAGTGGATTTAATGAAACTTGCAGGCCTTTTACCGGTCGCCGTTTTATGTGAAACACTCGATGAAAACGGTGTCGCCTTAAAAGGCGCGCTTCTAAGAGAATTTGCAGCAAAGTTCAACATTCCCATCATTACGATAGAAGATTTGATCGCTTACAAAAAACAAAACTAA
- a CDS encoding 4-hydroxy-tetrahydrodipicolinate reductase — protein MKIALLGKGKTGGKVLELLIEKKIPHTVFDSKNHPTLESLKGHDVVISFLTGDVFGEYMPLLIEAKIPVVTGSTGISFGSELSATLQKNNIKWIYATNFSLGMNLVHQMILIMKNAGSILSDYSFSMNEIHHTKKLDAPSGTALSWKNWAGHEMNITSERIGDVIGIHELTLKTATEEITLKHTALDRKIFAEGALYGANIISTLTPGLHLFQDVVQKELLKGIK, from the coding sequence ATGAAGATAGCGCTCTTAGGAAAAGGTAAAACTGGCGGAAAAGTTCTCGAATTATTAATCGAGAAAAAAATCCCGCACACTGTTTTTGACTCTAAAAACCACCCGACTCTCGAGTCGCTAAAAGGCCATGATGTGGTGATTTCATTTTTAACTGGCGACGTTTTTGGCGAGTATATGCCGCTTTTAATCGAAGCTAAAATCCCGGTGGTCACTGGAAGCACCGGTATTTCTTTTGGCAGTGAGCTCTCGGCAACTCTCCAAAAAAATAATATAAAATGGATTTATGCCACGAACTTTTCTTTAGGGATGAACCTGGTTCACCAGATGATTCTGATTATGAAAAACGCCGGCAGCATTCTTTCTGATTATTCATTTTCAATGAATGAAATCCACCACACTAAAAAACTGGACGCTCCAAGTGGCACAGCACTGTCGTGGAAAAACTGGGCCGGTCACGAGATGAATATCACCTCTGAGAGAATTGGAGATGTGATAGGAATCCACGAACTCACACTCAAAACGGCCACAGAAGAAATCACCCTAAAACACACAGCACTTGATCGCAAAATCTTTGCTGAAGGCGCTCTTTACGGGGCCAACATTATTTCAACACTCACTCCGGGACTTCACTTATTTCAAGATGTCGTCCAGAAGGAACTTTTAAAAGGAATTAAGTAA
- the asd gene encoding aspartate-semialdehyde dehydrogenase, with product MKLGIVGWRGMVGQVLMARMLEEGDLNHFDTTFFSTSNAGGEHPFKQLNKADPKLKDAHNIDELKKMDIVVTCQGGDYTKKVFKDLRNAGWKGYWVDAASAIRMDRDSTIILDPVNLHVIKKALKEGKKDFIGGNCTVSLMLLALGGLFKANQIEWMTSMTYQAASGGGARHMNELLSQMKYYTDRVMDKGTNLSERILEVEKNVTGLMSDAAFPKENFGVALAANLIPWIDSDLENGQSREEWKASAEGNKILETTNMIPIDGTCVRVGSMRCHAQALTIKLKKDIPMDEIEMILAEHNPWVKVVANNKTDSIKYLTPQYASGKLEVPVGRLRKMYMGNDYLNAFTVGDQLLWGAAEPLRRMLHIILENNT from the coding sequence ATGAAGTTAGGTATTGTTGGATGGCGAGGAATGGTTGGTCAGGTTCTGATGGCAAGAATGCTGGAAGAGGGTGATCTTAATCATTTTGACACGACTTTTTTCTCAACCTCAAACGCAGGTGGGGAGCACCCATTTAAACAGCTTAATAAGGCAGATCCTAAACTTAAAGACGCTCACAATATCGATGAACTAAAGAAAATGGACATCGTCGTGACTTGTCAGGGCGGAGATTACACAAAAAAAGTCTTTAAAGACTTAAGAAACGCTGGCTGGAAAGGTTATTGGGTTGATGCTGCTTCGGCCATTCGCATGGATCGTGACAGCACAATCATTCTTGATCCGGTGAATCTTCACGTGATTAAGAAGGCCCTTAAGGAAGGTAAAAAAGATTTTATCGGTGGAAACTGTACGGTTTCGCTGATGCTTTTGGCCCTGGGTGGACTTTTTAAGGCCAATCAAATCGAATGGATGACGTCAATGACGTACCAAGCGGCCTCTGGTGGTGGTGCTCGCCATATGAATGAGCTTCTCTCGCAAATGAAATATTACACTGACCGCGTGATGGATAAGGGCACAAATCTTTCTGAGCGCATTTTAGAAGTTGAAAAAAATGTGACGGGCCTCATGAGCGATGCTGCTTTTCCTAAAGAAAACTTTGGGGTGGCATTAGCTGCGAACCTGATTCCATGGATTGATTCTGACCTGGAAAACGGCCAAAGCCGCGAGGAATGGAAGGCGAGTGCTGAAGGAAATAAAATCCTGGAAACGACAAACATGATTCCTATTGATGGGACATGTGTGCGCGTTGGCAGCATGAGATGCCACGCTCAGGCGCTGACCATTAAACTTAAAAAAGATATTCCGATGGATGAAATCGAAATGATCTTGGCCGAACACAACCCGTGGGTTAAAGTTGTGGCCAATAATAAAACAGATTCAATCAAGTATTTAACTCCACAATACGCCAGTGGAAAGCTGGAAGTACCAGTGGGCCGTCTTCGCAAAATGTATATGGGCAACGACTATCTCAATGCTTTTACAGTGGGAGATCAGCTTCTTTGGGGAGCTGCAGAGCCGCTCAGACGAATGCTGCACATTATTTTGGAAAATAATACCTAA
- a CDS encoding YiiX/YebB-like N1pC/P60 family cysteine hydrolase, which translates to MFKNHKNFLGCLLLSVAATSCSSMSGRNPSSDENPSLAQIIEDISDASGRIKQDPVVCKQHYDSAYQKLFNLAGDPALAELTDIKEIDEQINASFSARLALKEALKGFESDTECLRSATDVFRGLRYVEDYLIEMRMEKAANAPSEYVSMKGEFPYFLINPKFAGEFKSYEDLQSGDVILSRGNAFSSAAIARIGVNDYQFSHLSFVYKDPETKELSTTEAHIEIGSVVEPLIEHVSAKNARSVVFRYNDAQISEQASKNIHDRVLKNQLAKKNVEYDFSMDFRDNERLFCSEIISSGFKAAMPNEDFIPKFKSKFSPGIIPFLNTIGVPANKDNIANMEVFAPGDIQFDPRFDLVAEWRNPRKMEESRLKDFILTKIFERMDQAGYKFDPSFKMDAEARTFWLLRRLPVVRKFLQNKFPLNMNPGQLELFMALDKVGEAIYKEVEKASLEYDRPMTPKEIYAVLDGFFKEDFELYKRYKKGQDVVKPVFHTYFHP; encoded by the coding sequence ATGTTTAAAAATCATAAGAATTTTTTGGGATGTCTTTTACTGTCTGTGGCCGCGACAAGCTGCTCATCGATGTCAGGAAGGAACCCTTCCTCAGATGAAAACCCATCTCTTGCTCAAATCATTGAAGATATTTCCGATGCTTCAGGAAGAATCAAACAAGACCCTGTTGTTTGTAAGCAGCACTACGACAGCGCTTATCAAAAGCTTTTTAACCTGGCCGGTGATCCGGCCTTGGCAGAGTTAACTGATATCAAAGAAATTGATGAACAAATCAATGCTTCATTTTCCGCAAGGCTTGCGCTCAAAGAGGCCCTTAAGGGATTTGAAAGCGATACTGAATGCTTAAGAAGTGCGACGGATGTTTTCCGCGGGCTTCGTTATGTGGAAGATTACCTCATTGAAATGCGCATGGAAAAAGCGGCCAATGCCCCTTCTGAATATGTCAGTATGAAAGGAGAGTTTCCCTATTTTCTGATTAATCCAAAGTTTGCGGGTGAATTTAAATCTTATGAAGACCTGCAATCTGGAGACGTGATTTTATCGCGCGGGAATGCTTTTTCTTCTGCGGCCATTGCCCGCATTGGGGTAAATGATTACCAGTTTTCGCACTTAAGTTTTGTCTATAAAGACCCGGAGACAAAAGAGCTCTCTACGACTGAAGCTCACATTGAAATTGGAAGTGTGGTTGAGCCTTTAATTGAGCACGTCAGTGCCAAGAATGCGCGTTCAGTTGTTTTTAGGTATAATGATGCGCAGATTTCTGAGCAAGCTTCAAAAAACATCCACGACCGCGTCTTAAAAAATCAGTTGGCCAAAAAGAACGTAGAATACGATTTCTCAATGGATTTCAGAGATAACGAAAGACTTTTTTGCTCTGAGATCATCAGCTCTGGTTTTAAGGCAGCGATGCCAAATGAAGACTTTATCCCGAAGTTTAAATCGAAATTCTCTCCAGGAATCATTCCCTTTTTAAATACGATTGGTGTTCCGGCCAACAAAGACAACATTGCCAATATGGAAGTCTTCGCTCCAGGAGACATTCAGTTTGACCCGCGTTTTGATTTGGTTGCTGAGTGGAGAAACCCAAGAAAAATGGAAGAGTCGCGCTTAAAGGATTTTATTTTGACAAAGATTTTCGAGCGTATGGACCAAGCTGGTTACAAGTTTGATCCTAGCTTTAAAATGGATGCCGAGGCCCGCACGTTCTGGCTTTTAAGAAGGCTTCCGGTTGTCCGTAAATTCCTTCAAAACAAGTTCCCGCTTAATATGAATCCTGGGCAATTGGAATTATTTATGGCCCTGGATAAAGTTGGTGAGGCGATTTATAAAGAAGTTGAAAAAGCTTCACTAGAATACGATCGCCCAATGACTCCAAAAGAAATTTATGCGGTGTTGGATGGGTTTTTTAAAGAAGACTTTGAGCTCTATAAGCGTTATAAGAAGGGTCAGGATGTGGTGAAGCCGGTGTTTCACACGTATTTCCATCCGTAA
- the dapA gene encoding 4-hydroxy-tetrahydrodipicolinate synthase, with amino-acid sequence MKNLNDYPLWTAIVTPMNADSTVDYPTFEKILREQEAANVAVVILGSTGEALNLNKDECKKILEFGLGLNLKVPVMTGIGGFNQKDTLEYVSYLNTLSGLDAYLVVTPLYAKPGEHGQTQWFKAILDLANKPCMLYNVPGRTGVKMNFNAIKNLKDHKNFWAIKEASGSVEDFKKYGESAPNVRLYSGDDGMVPDFYPHRCVGLVSVASNAWPAPTRAYVEKTLAGKLSNTEADLWKKACDTLFIAANPVPVKNLMHAKGQIKTNVLRAPLHHLDLADNSPVLNADKNITTWFKEHN; translated from the coding sequence ATGAAAAATCTTAACGACTATCCTTTATGGACAGCGATCGTCACTCCAATGAATGCCGACTCAACTGTCGATTACCCGACATTTGAAAAAATCCTAAGAGAGCAAGAAGCCGCTAATGTGGCGGTGGTTATTTTAGGCTCAACAGGTGAGGCCTTGAACTTAAATAAAGATGAATGTAAAAAGATTTTAGAGTTTGGCCTAGGCCTTAATTTAAAAGTTCCGGTGATGACTGGTATTGGTGGATTTAACCAAAAAGACACACTTGAATACGTTTCATACCTAAATACACTTAGTGGTCTTGATGCTTATTTAGTGGTGACTCCCCTTTACGCAAAACCAGGTGAGCACGGACAAACACAGTGGTTTAAAGCGATTTTAGATTTAGCAAACAAACCATGTATGCTTTACAACGTTCCAGGACGAACGGGTGTAAAAATGAATTTCAATGCGATTAAAAATTTAAAAGACCACAAAAACTTCTGGGCGATTAAAGAAGCGTCTGGATCAGTTGAGGACTTCAAAAAATACGGTGAATCTGCACCAAACGTTCGCCTTTATAGTGGCGATGATGGAATGGTTCCTGATTTCTATCCACACAGATGTGTGGGTCTAGTGTCTGTCGCTTCTAACGCCTGGCCCGCTCCAACTCGCGCTTATGTAGAAAAAACCCTGGCAGGAAAACTTTCAAACACAGAAGCAGATCTTTGGAAAAAGGCCTGCGATACACTTTTTATTGCCGCTAACCCGGTCCCTGTAAAAAACTTAATGCACGCAAAAGGACAGATCAAAACAAACGTTCTGCGCGCACCTCTTCACCATTTAGACCTGGCAGATAACTCTCCAGTTCTTAATGCTGATAAAAATATTACTACGTGGTTTAAGGAGCACAACTAA